DNA sequence from the Corynebacterium yudongzhengii genome:
TCAGCTCAAGCGCGAGCGCTTTCTGGCTAGTGCCCGTGACCTTTTGGACTCTGCCCGTAAAGAAATGGCTGCCGGCGCCTTCGATCTGGCTCTCGAATATGCCTACCGCGGCGCCCTGCGGGTGGCAGGGGCCTGTATCGCCGATTCGGTGGTGCTGGCCCGGCGCAAGCGTTTGCCGTCGAGCGCGTGGGAGCGTCTGGCTCTCGTGGGGGAGGCGGAGAAAGAGTGGGCACAGACCTTCTCCGGGTTTTCTCGCCTGCGTTCGCGGGTCATGTCGGGGATTGAGAAGGTCCCGCCGGCTGGGGTCGCCGAGGAGGTCGTTGAGCTGGCCGCTGAGTTTCTTGCGGAGACCGAGGGGTCGGCCGGTTTGGGTCAGGTTGCTTAAGCTGTGTTGGCGCTGGCTGGAGGGTCGGAATGAGGCGTTGGTAAACCCGGGAACAAAAGGGATAAGGTGGACGTTGAATAAGTGAAAGGGTGCCACACCCTTGGCGCGGCTGCACTAGGCGCCGAGGATGTCTGACACGAGCGGACCAGACCACAACACCGAGAGGAACCAGTGTCGCTTTCAGAGCAGGAGCAGAAGACGCTCCGAGAGATTGAACAGTCCCTGCTGGCGGACGACCCCAAGTTCGGCTCGTCGGTCCAGTCGGGTGATTCCATGGGCTTAAACGGGGGCGGCTTCTCCCTTCGTGCATTCGCGATCGGTGTCGTCGGCCTCGTGATGTTAATTGCGGGCGTTGCTCTCGCCCAGAACAGTCTGTGGTTTATTGCGTTGAGCATCGTGGGATTCCTCGTGATGTTCGGCGCCGGCATCTGGGCTCTGCGGGGCAGCGGTGGAAACTCCTTGCCTTCCGGCGGGGCCGGCCGAGCCTCGCGTTCACCGAGTGCCGCCCAGCGCGCCAACTCCGGCAACGGCTTTGGCTCCAAGATGGAAGAGAACTTCCGCCGCCGTTTCGAAGGGAATTAGGATACCTTCCCCGTTCTGGGCAGACGCCCAGCGCTGATTGACGTTCGCCGCTCACCTCGATGGTGGGCGGCTTTTTCTATGTCCCACTTTCCCCCACCTTTAATCCCCACTTTGCCCCACCGGGGGCTCTGCAAGGTGGCGGCCTCCATCGCTCTTTAGTAAATCCCCAGGTGACTCGACACTCTGGTGGCCTAGCGATACGGAAAGTAGGGAAGGGGAGAAAGAATCTTAAACGCTATAGAGCGTCTTAAGTGACTAGAGTGAATGCATTGACATAATGAACGGATAGGGGTGGGCGCACCACCCACCAAATGAATGTGCTATTACCAGCGTAAATACTCCGCTAAGAACTTTTTTGGCCCGCTTGGGTGGTGTTAGTGGGGGGAAGTGGGTTAAAGTGGGGCGCAGTGACGCGGAAGGGCGAGCGGTTGTGGGCTTGTCCGGAGGCGTTGCCATCGAGAAAACCGACAAAGTGAGAAACCAGGTCGTCGAATCTGAGGAGGGGCACCGGGATGTTTCTCGGCACCTACACTC
Encoded proteins:
- a CDS encoding SAV_6107 family HEPN domain-containing protein: MGDVISATTKFSTRQLKRERFLASARDLLDSARKEMAAGAFDLALEYAYRGALRVAGACIADSVVLARRKRLPSSAWERLALVGEAEKEWAQTFSGFSRLRSRVMSGIEKVPPAGVAEEVVELAAEFLAETEGSAGLGQVA
- a CDS encoding DUF3040 domain-containing protein, producing the protein MSLSEQEQKTLREIEQSLLADDPKFGSSVQSGDSMGLNGGGFSLRAFAIGVVGLVMLIAGVALAQNSLWFIALSIVGFLVMFGAGIWALRGSGGNSLPSGGAGRASRSPSAAQRANSGNGFGSKMEENFRRRFEGN